In one Rhodopirellula halodulae genomic region, the following are encoded:
- a CDS encoding DUF11 domain-containing protein, producing MKQLADIALTANRSPQTSTCTDVVAWALMVVIAFTTFGCATPVVPPVAPANPVANSQAANMHAPQSSLPSPASVTGSPKTDSLDLHSLYENTHPAINQTKNPMLNVAESSVAQVGFRDRIACGCGSAACGGDCNVSAGDCVACQPAPMVPMMRAPWGVDPQEFLCDGGDHDPEAVLTRGDVIAGLQPEDTVTHYTTEAGDIEFAASNRVCVYSPRFASVRRITGAIQNDRSITVGGTFQPVGPKGVDLDLPGLVMTDTTELGHSELTRRVDAMRDRNRGVPVENVQQIEVAEDVLALLANIRRLSLSQLDESQLALIERFANAAVEWAIDESVEVEIQDVLPPTLTRDEKVDALVVYDFPEAGRLNLIKLADRQHAPIGDTVTFALRLQNVGDSPVSGIVVTDNLTTRLEYVADSQSASMKADFEKKPNQAGSDQLVWTLSEELAVGETVTIEFQCKVR from the coding sequence ATGAAACAACTCGCTGACATCGCACTCACCGCGAATCGATCGCCGCAAACCTCAACGTGCACTGACGTTGTTGCCTGGGCGTTGATGGTGGTGATTGCTTTCACCACGTTTGGGTGCGCGACACCTGTGGTTCCACCCGTCGCTCCGGCGAATCCGGTGGCCAACTCACAAGCCGCCAACATGCATGCGCCGCAATCAAGCCTGCCTTCGCCGGCCAGCGTGACTGGATCGCCAAAGACGGATTCACTCGATTTGCATTCGCTGTACGAGAACACTCATCCGGCGATCAATCAAACAAAGAACCCGATGCTCAACGTTGCCGAAAGCTCGGTCGCCCAAGTCGGTTTTCGCGACCGAATCGCCTGCGGTTGCGGCAGCGCGGCATGCGGCGGTGACTGCAATGTCTCCGCGGGTGATTGTGTGGCGTGTCAGCCCGCACCGATGGTGCCCATGATGCGGGCACCGTGGGGAGTCGATCCGCAGGAGTTTCTTTGCGACGGGGGCGACCACGATCCAGAAGCCGTTCTGACACGCGGCGATGTGATCGCTGGATTGCAACCCGAAGACACCGTGACTCACTACACCACGGAAGCCGGCGACATCGAATTTGCCGCCTCCAACCGTGTGTGCGTTTACTCACCACGTTTCGCATCGGTCCGACGTATCACGGGAGCCATCCAAAACGATCGCTCCATCACCGTCGGCGGTACCTTTCAACCCGTCGGGCCCAAGGGCGTCGACCTGGACCTGCCGGGGTTGGTCATGACCGACACCACCGAACTTGGTCACAGCGAACTGACGCGGCGTGTGGATGCGATGCGTGACCGCAATCGCGGTGTGCCCGTTGAGAACGTTCAGCAGATCGAAGTTGCCGAGGACGTGCTTGCACTGCTGGCCAATATTCGCCGACTCAGCCTCTCGCAACTGGATGAGTCGCAATTGGCTTTGATCGAGCGATTCGCCAACGCGGCCGTGGAATGGGCGATCGACGAATCCGTCGAAGTTGAAATCCAAGATGTCTTGCCACCAACGCTGACTCGCGATGAGAAAGTCGACGCATTGGTCGTCTATGACTTCCCCGAGGCGGGTCGTCTGAACCTAATCAAGTTGGCGGACAGACAACACGCTCCCATTGGAGACACGGTCACGTTTGCTCTGCGACTACAGAATGTTGGTGACTCACCGGTCAGTGGCATCGTGGTAACCGACAACCTGACCACGCGTCTGGAGTACGTTGCGGATTCTCAATCGGCCTCGATGAAAGCCGACTTCGAAAAGAAACCCAACCAAGCGGGCTCGGATCAGTTGGTCTGGACCTTGAGCGAAGAGTTGGCTGTCGGCGAGACCGTCACCATCGAGTTCCAGTGCAAAGTCCGCTGA